A window of Micromonospora eburnea genomic DNA:
CCAGCACCGACACCAGCAGCAACGACCGGAGACCGGGCAGGGCGAGCGCCTCCCGGTAAGGCTTCAAGTTCACGACGGTGCGTACCTCCGGCGGCCATCCTCGGGCCGGGGTACGACAGCCGCAAGCGATTAGCCGGTCAAGCGGTCCTGATCACAGGTGTGCCGACCAGGGTGACCCCGACGCCGTCCATGCTCCGCAGCGCCACGTCGAGCGTGTCGGGCGCGACGGCGGCGGTGAGATCCAGCAGCACGGTGGTCCGGAACCCCTCCAGGGCGGCGTCCACGGCGGTCGCCCGTACGCAGTGATCGGTCGCGATCCCGACCACGTCCACCCGGTCGACGTCGTGCCGGCGCAGCCAGTCGGCCAGGCACTCGCCGCCCTCCGCGTGCCCCTCGAAGCCGGAGTACGCGGCGGCGTGCTCGCCCTTGTGGAAGATCGCCTCGACCCGCCCGGTGTCCAGGTCGGGGTGGAACTCCGACCCGGCGGTGCCGACCACGCAGTGCCGCGGCCAGGAGTCGACGTAGTTCGGCGGGTCGCCGAAGTGCGCGCCCGGGTCGATGTGGAAGTCCTTCGTCGCCACCACGTGGTCCCAGCGGCCCGGCTCGGCGGCGAGCAGCCGGGAGATGCCGGCGGCCACGCCGGCCCCGCCGGCCACCGCGAGGGAACCGCCCTCGCAGAAGTCGTTCTGCACGTCCACGACGATCAAGGCGTTGCTCACCACGGCCTCCTCAACCTGCTGGTACGACGGTCACCGGGACGGCCGGATCGCCGCCGGACAGCTTCAGACCCTCCCACGGGATGGAGATCAGGCACTGCCGCAGGTGCTCCCGCGACTCGTCGAGGGTGGGTCGCGCGACGGGCTCGCCCTCGACGATGAACGGGTGCTGGAGCGGCCGGTCGTTGGGCTGCCGGTCCGGCACCCCCTGCGGCACGACGATCTCCTCGGTGGCGGTGCCGCTCGGCCGGTGCCGGCGTACGGCCACCTTCCGGCCGCCGATGGTGGCCTTGTGCTCCGAGCGCTTGACCACCGCGCGCCCCTCCACCTCGACCAGCTTGTAGACCAGCCCGGCGGTCGGCGCGCCGGAGCCGGTCACCACGGCGGTGCCGGCGCCGTACATGTCGACCGGCTCGGCGGCGAGCGCGGCGATGGCGTACTCGTCGAGGTCGCCCGAGACGATGATCTTCGTCTCGGTGGCGCCGAGCGAGTCCAGCAGTTCCCGGCACTGTTGGGCGATCACCGCCAGGTCGCCCGAGTCGATCCGGACCGCCCGCAGCTCCGGCCCGGCCACCGCGATCGCGTTGCGGATGCCCTCGGCGATGTCGTACGTGTCGACCAGCAGCGTGGTGTCCTTGCCCAGCGTGGCGACCTGCGAGGCGAACGCCGTCCGCTCGTCGTCGTGCAGCAGGGTGAACGCGTGCGCGGCGGTGCCGGCGGTCGGGATGCCGTACCGCTGGCCGGCGGCCAGGTTGGAGGTGAACCGGAACCCGGCCAGGTACGCGGCCCGGGCCGCGGCTACCGCCGCCTCCTCGTGCGCCCGGCGGGAGCCCATTTCGATCAGCGTCCGGCCCCGGGCGGCGGTGACCATCCGGGCGGCCGCCGCGGCGACCGCGCAGTCGTGGTTGAGCACCGAGAGCACCAGCGTCTCCAGCACCACACACTCGGCGAAACCGCCGGAGACGGTGAGCAGCGGGGAGTTGGGGAAGAACAGCTCACCCTCGGCGTACCCGTCGACGTCGCCGGTGAAGCGGTAGTTGGCCAGCCACTCGGCGGCCCGGTCGTCCACCACCCCGGCATGGCGCAGGAAGTCGACCTCCTCGGCGTCGAACCGGAACTCCCGGATCAGGTCGATCAGCCGGCCGGTCCCGGCCACCACGCCGTAGCGTCGGCCCGCCGGCAGTCGCCGGGTGAACACCTCGAAGACGCAGCGGCGGTCGGCGGTGCCGTCCCGCAGCGCGGCGCTGACCATGGTCAGCTCGTAGTGGTCGGTCAGCAGTGCGGGGCGAACGGTGCTCACGGCACCCAGCCTAGGGTTCACGCCGGATCGATGCCGTCCTGGCCCGGCAATGACCACAGCGCGGTCCGCAACTCGCCCCGACCGGCCACCCCCAGCTTGGCGTAGACCCGCTGGAGGTGGTTCTCCACCGTACGCGTCGACAGGTAGAGCCGTTCGGCGATGGCCCGGCTGGTCTCCCCGTCGGCGGCGAGCCGGGCGATCTCCCACTCGCGTTCGCTCAGCGTCGGCCGGAGCAGCCGCAGCGCCGGCGTGTCAACCTGGTCACAGCGGCACAGCAGGGCGGCGAGCCGTTCCCGGGCCGGCCCGGTCGCGCCGGCCCGTCCGCGCATCCGGTGCAGGGCCATCGCGGTGGCCTCGGCGGCGTACACGGTCAGGTCCCGGGCGGCGAGGTCGTCGGCGACGGCGAGCAGGTCGGCGGGGGAGTCCTCGACCGCGGCCCGGGCGTACCGGGCGACCAGCGGCGGCAGCGGACCGTCGACCCGCTCGGAGAGCTCGGCGAGCCGCTGCGCCACGGTGCGCCGGCCGCCGTCACTGCACGTCGGACCGACCGGGGCGGTGGCCCGGTCGAGGCGGACCAAGTCGAGCAGAACCAGCAACTCGTGACCGGCGAGGCCGTCGTCGCGCAGCCGGTCGGCCAGCGCGCAGAGGTGCTTGGTGGCTGTCGCCAGGTCACCGGCGACGGCGTGCACCGCGCCCCGGGCCTGCTCCAGCCACGGATACAGCACCGCCATGCCCGGCGCGTGGATGCGGTCCGCCTCGGCCATCGCCTCCGCCGCGTGCCTCGCGTCACCGCGCAGGGCCGCCGCCTGGGCGCGCTCGGCGTGCGCCAGCCCGGCGTAGACCCGGCTGGTGGCCAGCACCGCGCACGCCCCGAGGCTGGTCCTGAGCGCCTCGTCGCCGCGCCCGCGCAGCCGCGCCGCGTACGCCTGGAGGATGGCCAGATAGCCGGTGCCGAGTCGGAAGTCGCCCGCGCCGGCCAGGTCGGCGAACTCGTCGGCCACGATCGCGTCGATGCCGGCCAGGTCGCCGGAGAGCGCCAGCCGGGTGCCCCGGGCCAGCTCCATCGCGAGCTGGAGGTACGGCATCGCGCCGCGCCAGCGTGCCGCCTCCGCCTGCACCCGGGCGATCGCGTTGGCGCTGCGCCGGTATCGACCCTGCGCGGCGTGCAGGTGGGCGATCGTGCACCGGGCCAGCTCCCGGGCGGCGGTCGGCGCGGCCGGCCGATCCAGCACCGCCTGGGCGAGCCGCAGCGCGGCGCCGGTGTCCAGCCGGTGCAACCGCATGATCGCCTCGAAGGCGCGGACCCGGGCCTGGTCGGCCGGATCGGTCAACTCGTCGCCGCGCGCGGCGATCTCCTCCACGGTGGACTCCCGGCAGAGCCCCCAGTAGCTGACCATGCCGCGGACGGTCAGCCAGCGGCTGTGTCGCGGGCCGTCGCGGACCTCGCCGGCGACCGAGTCGAGCACCTGCATCGCCTCCTCGGGCCGGTCGCCGAACATCAGGATGGTGGCGAGCAGTTCGGCCGCGCCGGGACCGCCGTCGGCCGCCAGCGCCGCCCGGGCCAGCCGGGTCGCCAGCGGTACGTCGTACCGGCCGAAGGCCTGG
This region includes:
- a CDS encoding isochorismatase family protein; amino-acid sequence: MSNALIVVDVQNDFCEGGSLAVAGGAGVAAGISRLLAAEPGRWDHVVATKDFHIDPGAHFGDPPNYVDSWPRHCVVGTAGSEFHPDLDTGRVEAIFHKGEHAAAYSGFEGHAEGGECLADWLRRHDVDRVDVVGIATDHCVRATAVDAALEGFRTTVLLDLTAAVAPDTLDVALRSMDGVGVTLVGTPVIRTA
- a CDS encoding LuxR C-terminal-related transcriptional regulator, with product MSRWEFVGRTDELDRLLSAVGDPEVRGLLFSGQAGVGKSRLLREGLANLPTDRYAVWSVSASATTAALPFGGLVQMLPAEQPPGLSPAGILRWAVEVLQEQAAGRPIVLAIDDVHLLDPPSAALVHLIARAENATVIGTLRDGEQIPLPIRALWTDDLMNLVELGPLSSAETTGLLAAIVGGPVDAMSAERLFRLSAGNPLLLRELVLAASGGDELSDTYGVWKWTGRLELAPSLTDLIDTRIGQLTPGVRSVVELVAFGEPLGLQLLEKAVDPADVEAAEERALISLVHDDRRWNVRLAHPLYGEVIRRQCPVSRTRRLKAALAGLLEQVGARRRDDLLRVAVWRLDSGTAQDAALLLGAAAQAFGRYDVPLATRLARAALAADGGPGAAELLATILMFGDRPEEAMQVLDSVAGEVRDGPRHSRWLTVRGMVSYWGLCRESTVEEIAARGDELTDPADQARVRAFEAIMRLHRLDTGAALRLAQAVLDRPAAPTAARELARCTIAHLHAAQGRYRRSANAIARVQAEAARWRGAMPYLQLAMELARGTRLALSGDLAGIDAIVADEFADLAGAGDFRLGTGYLAILQAYAARLRGRGDEALRTSLGACAVLATSRVYAGLAHAERAQAAALRGDARHAAEAMAEADRIHAPGMAVLYPWLEQARGAVHAVAGDLATATKHLCALADRLRDDGLAGHELLVLLDLVRLDRATAPVGPTCSDGGRRTVAQRLAELSERVDGPLPPLVARYARAAVEDSPADLLAVADDLAARDLTVYAAEATAMALHRMRGRAGATGPARERLAALLCRCDQVDTPALRLLRPTLSEREWEIARLAADGETSRAIAERLYLSTRTVENHLQRVYAKLGVAGRGELRTALWSLPGQDGIDPA
- a CDS encoding nicotinate phosphoribosyltransferase — encoded protein: MSTVRPALLTDHYELTMVSAALRDGTADRRCVFEVFTRRLPAGRRYGVVAGTGRLIDLIREFRFDAEEVDFLRHAGVVDDRAAEWLANYRFTGDVDGYAEGELFFPNSPLLTVSGGFAECVVLETLVLSVLNHDCAVAAAAARMVTAARGRTLIEMGSRRAHEEAAVAAARAAYLAGFRFTSNLAAGQRYGIPTAGTAAHAFTLLHDDERTAFASQVATLGKDTTLLVDTYDIAEGIRNAIAVAGPELRAVRIDSGDLAVIAQQCRELLDSLGATETKIIVSGDLDEYAIAALAAEPVDMYGAGTAVVTGSGAPTAGLVYKLVEVEGRAVVKRSEHKATIGGRKVAVRRHRPSGTATEEIVVPQGVPDRQPNDRPLQHPFIVEGEPVARPTLDESREHLRQCLISIPWEGLKLSGGDPAVPVTVVPAG